The Glycine soja cultivar W05 chromosome 9, ASM419377v2, whole genome shotgun sequence sequence AATAAtgggtgaatatatatatatatataacatcatcaaaataaattaattaggaTATTCAAATAAATCATTAAGTGATAGATAATTTGACATATCAACTATTTATAAACCCCAACAACCTTTAACAAAATGAGTGTGGAGAAAGGCCCACTTCTAAATCTATCCCACATTAAGTTATTTATCTCTTAATGCCTATTAACataaatgattttgaattaCCCAAATATATGGGAGAAAGTTTTTAaccaataagaaaaaataagtggtaaaatattttaatacttcccttataagttatttttcactTATACAACTCTAAACTAAACTGTCTTTGCACTTTAAGTCCTCcaaatattacaattataaaaattttatctcTAAATTCTAATTACGCAAATTATgtcttttaaatattataattatataattttaattcctcttgtagtatttttttaaaattaaaaattttactaATATGAGACTTGATGATGACATACCAACTTATGTTTTTCTTGACAAATATGTGATTGTGGCTTAGGTAAATATAAACaagaaaatttgaaatacaataaatgaaaaaaaccaaaaatgatctttacataatgaaaattgcaaaaatatctctaaaattatatgatataaaaatatcatttaattttgacTCCTCAAATGATAGAAGTTAGCTAAAAATAAACCAATCTTATATAAAAGTACTGTATTTTGCTCAAAAAGTCAATGTATGAAAGTGCACTCAATGGTTAAATACAAACATTGTTGACATTTTTGGTCAACTTTGAACACATCaaattatttgacaattaaCTTTTAATCATGAAAATTCATGTATCATTCTACAACACAAATTATATTCTAATTCCtcaaaataaccaaaaattCTCATTTGATTTGTCCCTTATATACGTATTAGCATGtgattctttattttgtttgataattttcaagatttaaaaatataattggatTCAAAttgtagaaatatttttaaataattatgaagttttttaataaagaaattagTAAAACAACTCAAGTTTCaggtattaaaaataaatgccaaGGAGAGCCATTATTAGGACTCTactttcatattaatttaaatctttttgttattaacgttaattaagtttttagtcctgtaactttttttaaattcaatttttagtccTTTTGAAAAAAAGTTTGATTAGTCTGGGTCTCTCAACTTTTTCCATtatgatttttagtatctaaacaaaaatttgaCCAATCATAGtccttaaactttttaaaaaattggttttTAGTCTCTTAACGAAACTTTTGTTCCAGGACTATAAGCCTTAACCAAAAGAAGACAAGGAATCTTAACTAGTCAAACATTTGTTTAagtactaaaaattaatttttttaaaaataagaactaaaaacttaattaactcttattattattattatcaccaCCGTCATCCCCATGCGACAGTGGTGATAATGATAATAGTGGTGTCAATAGTCATGACAATAATGATGGTGGTAACCCATCATTATCACTACTAGCTAAGTGAATTTTTAAGGGTGTCTTTtgattcttatttaattttaagagatgagattgattattttcattctcatttGAAGAAAACATACATCCTTACACACACCCTCATATACACATATCAAGAGATAGAAAGATACTCATTATCATATATTGCTTCTTAACCCAAATATTCTACAAAGATAAAGATATTACTTGACCAACAAGATAAGatagacaaaaaattaattatatttttttaatgtaccaaacaaattattataaaatcataaaataattatattgtatccTATGCAGACCACTAAATGAAtcctttaattaataaataggcTTGAGTTAATAAAAGTGAGGTAGTAAACTCGATAATATAACATATTCTCTTctttgtatataatttttattagggTAAACTATCTTCTTAGTCCTTAAacttttttagatttttgtttttagtccgtgaatttttcttttgtccttacttttagtccttaaaattcttttcatcctttcttttaatcattttttaagaagTAAAAGTATGGacgggaaaaaaaattaagggactaaaagtaagaacaaaaaaaaatgaaaggactcaaaacatataaaaaaagtttaaggactaaaaacataaaatttaaaatgtttaaggactaaaagatattaaattatgtggggGTAGCAAGAGTATATATGATAGATTCAGGGAccatatattaaaaacataaagtttaaaatgttaatgaaattattatatacGACAACATTTTCTAAGGGCATTTTGGTAAATGAAGCATATCCATTGAGTACTATAAATCAAGCCGCAAGCAATTGCATCTTTCACAACACAACTTGAGTGTAGTTTCAATAATCTTTCTCTTTGTATTCCCTTCCACCTTCGGCTCGTCCTTTTCACTCTCTCACTTTTGCTTAATAATGGTGCTTGAAATCATTGATCTGACAAACTCTCCTCCATCATCACCATCCAAGTCATTGAATGAATCCGTAACCCTTACTTCCAATAAGCGAATTCAATTTGAGCATGCTCCTTTACCAATAATGGCCGACACAAATCCCAACCTAAGCCAAACCAATCAACAACAAACTACTCTATGCCCAATTCCAAGACAAACTTATGGGCCCTCTCAGATTGTTAATAGGTTCCCATCGGTTATGCAGGGTGGGGATGTTACCATACTTGATCCAATAACTGGGTCAAACACAAACCTGGTTTCACATGGAGCGAGGCTGAAAGAGCCTTGTCTCTATGAGTCTTGGACTCAGGGAGAGCATGAGTTTGTGTCCTTCAACCttaatctaattaattttatattatcattctttgttttttcttattctctttAATTGCACTTTCATTCCTATTACTCTTTcaattttttggtaaaaaataatgggaaatgaaattaaaacttCATAGGTCATCAAGAgggtttttattttactatttattacTTATTTTCGTTTTGCTAGGACACTAATATGTTGCATTTTGATTATAGGTTATTTGTGAAGGGGCTAATTAAGTATGGAAAAGGGGATTGGGCCAAAATTGCAGAAGAATTTGTATGCAACAAGACTCCTCAACAAGTCCAGAGTTATGCTATTATCTTCTTCAAGAACCTACAGCAATCAGTAAGCCCACCACCACCAACATACTCATATGGCTATAGTAGCAAGAACCCAACCTACTTTGCACCTTACCCCATGTCAAGGAATTTAAACCCTATGGTGGATCCATCAGCCTCAAACTCCATGTCTATGATTGTTAACCAATCACAACAACTCTTCACACCTGTCCCAATGAATGTTCCTTTTCCCTTGGTTCCACAATATGGAGAAGCTAGCACCAGCACCAACACCATAGCGTATGGGTTCCAAACTCATACAAGTGGTGCAACTGCAGGCACTTCCATGCATGCCATTGCTAATGATAACAAAGAAATTGATTTGGAGTTGCGCCTGGGTCGAAACAACTGAGACTCAAATATGTGTAGCATATTTTCATTGGCAAATAAAGAAATTTAGGTGTGATTGTGCCATTGTTATATGCGACTCAATAACTTTTTTTCGTTGTTTTTTCTGGTGTTAAAGTGTGTTTATGTTATCAAGGTTATCTTTTATCACAAAAGATTGTCATCGTTTTCTCTTCCTTGTACCTCCTGTGGTTTAATTAtggttttgaaaaatgattAGCAATTGTGATTTTTCTTGTACGACATCAAAGTTCTTCAGTCTAATGATATACATTCTTGTTTTATGGAATGAGTTATGTTATCATTAGATTGTTAAATTGTTATTTGATTGTGTAGAAGTTTATACTATAGTGAGTTCTTGGATAAAGAAAAACATCGAATACAAAGTTTTAATTGAACCTCAAGCATATAAATTGTTGATTACAACATCTAGGTAGATGTTTTGACACCTTCATAGCAACTTGACCTTCACACCGCTGCAACCACCTTCCTCAATGATGAGATCCATTGGCTCATTGACCTCTAAATCTTTTTTACAGTAGAGCGACACCACTTTGGT is a genomic window containing:
- the LOC114425410 gene encoding transcription factor KUA1-like codes for the protein MVLEIIDLTNSPPSSPSKSLNESVTLTSNKRIQFEHAPLPIMADTNPNLSQTNQQQTTLCPIPRQTYGPSQIVNRFPSVMQGGDVTILDPITGSNTNLVSHGARLKEPCLYESWTQGEHELFVKGLIKYGKGDWAKIAEEFVCNKTPQQVQSYAIIFFKNLQQSVSPPPPTYSYGYSSKNPTYFAPYPMSRNLNPMVDPSASNSMSMIVNQSQQLFTPVPMNVPFPLVPQYGEASTSTNTIAYGFQTHTSGATAGTSMHAIANDNKEIDLELRLGRNN